The region GCGCGTGCGACCGGGCGCCCGTTTTTCGTTCCGAGTCGAGGAGGTGCAGCGTTGGACAACCCGAGGCCGGAGAAGGTCGCCGTCGTCGACGAGGTGCGGGAGCGCCTCGGCGCGGCCAGCGCGGCGATCCTCACCGAGTACCGGGGCCTGTCGGTCAAGGACCTGTCGGCGCTGCGCCGCACGCTGACGGCCGCCGGCGGCTCGTACAAGATCTACAAGAACACCCTCGTCGGCTTCGCCGCCCGGGACCTCGGTCTCGACGACCTCCAGCCCATGCTCACCGGGCCGACGGCGATCACCTTCGTGGAGGGCGACGCCGCCGAGGTGGCCAAGGCCCTGCGGGACTTCTCCAGAACCCACCCGCTGCTGGTGGTGAAGGGTGGTCTGCTCGGCAAGAGCGTCCTGTCGCCGGCCGACACCACCGCCCTGGCCGACCTGCCGTCCCGGGACGTCCTGCTGGCCCGCGTGGCCGGCGCCTTCGCCGCCCCGATGGTCCAGTTCGCCGGCCTGCTCCAGGCCCTGCCCCGCAACTTCGCCTACGGGCTCAAGGCTCTCCTCGAGAAGGGCGGCGCAGGCGGGGCGCCGTCGGCCGCCCCCTCGGCGGACGAGGCGGCTGCCGCTCCCGTCGCCTCCGCCGCAGACGGAGCCGCTGGCGCCTCGGCCGAGGCACCGGCCGCCGACGAGGCACCGCCCGCACCGGCCACCGACGAGGCACCGCCCGCACCGGCCACCGACGAGGCACCGCCCGCAC is a window of Acidimicrobiales bacterium DNA encoding:
- the rplJ gene encoding 50S ribosomal protein L10 codes for the protein MDNPRPEKVAVVDEVRERLGAASAAILTEYRGLSVKDLSALRRTLTAAGGSYKIYKNTLVGFAARDLGLDDLQPMLTGPTAITFVEGDAAEVAKALRDFSRTHPLLVVKGGLLGKSVLSPADTTALADLPSRDVLLARVAGAFAAPMVQFAGLLQALPRNFAYGLKALLEKGGAGGAPSAAPSADEAAAAPVASAADGAAGASAEAPAADEAPPAPATDEAPPAPATDEAPPA